A region from the Lysobacter antibioticus genome encodes:
- a CDS encoding class I SAM-dependent methyltransferase, whose product MERNRTARLLLLAALLPGLAVVAHAQKPAAKAKAADSAAKSAEPAANAALKKVIAGSWRDPKNVARDVYRHPLETLQFFGVRPDQTVIEITPGGGWYAEILAPYLSERGRYVAAVVDPDTQSEDGARKYYAKSKTNLETKFAGAPAQFDKAVLAAYDSYKPAFGPAASADVVLTFRNVHNWRSADQAEGMFKGFFDVLKPGGTLGVVEHRAKTDVPANDKSGYVGQAQVIAMAEAAGFKLEAKSEVNANPRDTKDYPNGVWTLPPSNDHAAADAAKYKAIGESDRMTLRFRKPR is encoded by the coding sequence ATGGAACGTAACCGTACTGCCCGATTGCTGTTGCTCGCCGCGCTGCTGCCCGGCCTGGCCGTGGTCGCGCACGCGCAGAAGCCGGCCGCCAAGGCCAAGGCCGCCGACAGCGCAGCCAAGAGCGCCGAACCGGCCGCCAACGCCGCACTCAAGAAGGTCATCGCCGGCAGCTGGCGCGACCCCAAGAACGTCGCCCGCGACGTCTACCGTCATCCGCTGGAAACGCTGCAGTTCTTCGGTGTGCGTCCGGACCAGACCGTCATCGAGATCACCCCGGGCGGCGGCTGGTACGCGGAAATCCTCGCGCCGTATCTGTCCGAGCGTGGCCGCTACGTCGCCGCCGTGGTCGACCCCGACACGCAGTCCGAGGACGGCGCACGCAAGTACTACGCCAAGTCCAAGACCAACCTCGAGACCAAGTTCGCCGGCGCGCCGGCGCAGTTCGACAAGGCCGTGCTCGCCGCCTACGACAGCTACAAGCCGGCGTTCGGCCCGGCCGCCTCGGCCGATGTCGTGCTGACCTTCCGCAACGTCCACAACTGGCGTTCGGCCGACCAGGCCGAGGGCATGTTCAAGGGCTTCTTCGACGTGCTCAAGCCGGGCGGCACCCTCGGCGTGGTCGAGCATCGCGCCAAGACCGACGTGCCGGCCAACGACAAGAGCGGTTACGTCGGTCAGGCGCAGGTGATCGCGATGGCCGAAGCGGCCGGCTTCAAGCTCGAGGCCAAGAGCGAGGTCAACGCCAACCCGCGCGACACCAAGGACTACCCGAACGGCGTGTGGACCCTGCCGCCCTCGAACGATCACGCCGCCGCCGACGCGGCCAAGTACAAGGCGATCGGCGAAAGCGACCGCATGACCCTGCGCTTCCGCAAGCCGCGCTGA
- a CDS encoding pseudouridine synthase, whose amino-acid sequence MLIAFNKPYGVLCQFTDRSLPPRPTLAGFGLPPDVYAAGRLDHDSEGLLLLTDDGGLAHRLTDPRHKQPKTYWVQVEGDPQDEALRALRDGVELNDGRTLPAQVERLDAPALWPRDPPVRFRKTVPDAWLAITIHEGRNRQVRRMTAAVGLPTLRLVRVAIGPYRLDGLMPGQWSPR is encoded by the coding sequence GTGCTGATCGCCTTCAACAAACCCTATGGCGTGCTGTGTCAGTTCACCGACCGCAGCCTGCCGCCGCGGCCGACCCTGGCCGGCTTCGGCCTGCCGCCGGACGTGTACGCGGCCGGTCGCCTGGACCACGACAGCGAAGGCCTGTTGCTGCTGACCGACGACGGCGGCCTGGCCCATCGCCTCACCGACCCGCGCCACAAACAGCCCAAGACCTATTGGGTGCAGGTCGAGGGCGATCCGCAGGACGAGGCCTTGCGCGCCTTGCGCGACGGCGTCGAACTCAACGACGGCCGCACCCTGCCGGCACAGGTCGAACGCCTCGACGCGCCGGCGCTGTGGCCGCGCGACCCGCCGGTGCGTTTCCGCAAGACCGTGCCCGATGCCTGGCTGGCGATCACCATCCACGAAGGACGCAACCGTCAGGTGCGGCGCATGACCGCCGCGGTCGGGTTGCCGACCCTGCGCCTGGTGCGCGTGGCGATCGGGCCGTATCGGCTCGACGGGCTGATGCCGGGGCAATGGAGCCCGCGCTGA
- a CDS encoding LysR substrate-binding domain-containing protein produces the protein MNRPPLHALLGFATAARTGNLTRAADSMNLTVSALSHQIRTLEERLGRRLFERGPRGVRLTADGERLLSVVAPHLDALDHALRPYSPRRDEVLTLSLMASMASAWLVPRLGSFVARCPQLELNLFSSAAVVDFDREPGIDAAMRGGYGRWPGLVTEHLFNETLIPVASPALIERMGGELPAQEDLHRWPLLGDLSPYWKDWFERYGGKMPNRYVAHFDDSETMHRAAVEGLGVALGRMARTRLLIQNGQLVPLSQCRLQIDWGHYLVYPQRSIDHAGLGSFRTWLHEQATAYVAEMEADHIARHGRTAKTANGPAASPASGPAGDSAKAVRKRR, from the coding sequence ATGAATCGACCGCCGCTGCATGCGCTGCTGGGCTTCGCGACCGCCGCGCGCACGGGCAACCTGACCCGCGCCGCCGATTCGATGAACCTGACGGTCAGCGCCCTCAGCCATCAGATCCGCACCCTGGAGGAGCGCCTCGGCCGGCGCTTGTTCGAACGCGGGCCGCGCGGGGTGCGGCTGACCGCCGACGGCGAGCGGTTGTTGTCGGTGGTCGCGCCGCATCTGGATGCGCTCGACCATGCCCTGCGCCCTTACAGCCCGCGCCGCGACGAGGTCCTGACCCTGAGCCTGATGGCCTCGATGGCCTCGGCCTGGCTGGTGCCGCGGCTCGGCAGCTTCGTCGCCCGCTGCCCGCAGCTCGAACTCAATCTGTTCTCGTCAGCGGCGGTGGTCGATTTCGATCGCGAACCGGGTATCGACGCGGCCATGCGCGGCGGCTACGGGCGCTGGCCGGGGCTGGTCACCGAGCATCTGTTCAACGAGACCCTGATCCCGGTCGCCAGCCCGGCCCTGATCGAGCGCATGGGCGGCGAGTTGCCGGCACAGGAAGACCTGCATCGCTGGCCCTTGCTCGGCGACCTGTCGCCGTACTGGAAGGACTGGTTCGAGCGTTACGGCGGCAAGATGCCGAACCGCTATGTCGCCCATTTCGACGATTCCGAAACCATGCACCGCGCCGCGGTCGAAGGCCTCGGCGTCGCCCTGGGCCGCATGGCGCGCACCCGCCTGCTGATCCAGAACGGCCAGTTGGTACCGTTGAGCCAATGCCGGTTGCAGATCGATTGGGGCCATTACCTGGTGTACCCGCAGCGCTCGATCGATCACGCCGGGCTCGGCTCGTTCCGCACTTGGTTGCACGAGCAGGCGACGGCCTATGTCGCCGAGATGGAAGCCGATCACATCGCCCGCCACGGACGCACCGCCAAAACCGCCAACGGCCCCGCCGCCAGCCCCGCGAGCGGCCCGGCCGGCGACAGTGCCAAGGCCGTCCGCAAGCGCCGTTGA
- the aceK gene encoding bifunctional isocitrate dehydrogenase kinase/phosphatase, whose protein sequence is MATLPAADITMEAAAEAAAVAGQIRDAFADYHARFAAITRRAKGRFERSDWNGERDDAIERIELYDLCIAEASDSLERRLGERARDRTLWSAVHAAYAETIAPLLDCELYKTFFNTLTRRFFKTRGVDPAMEFVALDIEPTDAITHPVARHSYAVSEDRLVETFMRVLGDYPFAVPYAHRTRCAAGIAVRLQEDLQHWGPHPVRAVELLDTVFYRERRAYLVGRVFGERSFSPCVIVLVNEGGALKVDAVLTLRSEVVQLFSYSRSYFHADLGTVGDAVVFLRTLLPGKPIDELYTVLGRAKQGKTERYRTFFRQFAAQPGERLIRAEGERGMVMAVFTLPSYPLVFKIIRDRFAYPKEVAREEVEAKYSLVFRHDRVGRLVDAQPFRFLRFPRARFAPDLLDELLSTCASSISPDGDDLVLHLCYVERRLRPLNLYVREQTAEAARAAVIDYGQAIRDLALSNIFPGDLLLKNFGVSRHGRAVFYDYDELCLVTDCRFRSVPEPRNHEEEMESGAWFYAAGNDVFPAQFPQFLGLSPALLGALMHAHADIFRVEWWQQVQDGLISGRHNDVAPYPQQRRLP, encoded by the coding sequence ATGGCCACCTTGCCCGCCGCCGATATCACCATGGAAGCCGCCGCCGAAGCCGCTGCCGTCGCCGGCCAGATCCGCGATGCCTTCGCCGACTACCACGCGCGCTTCGCCGCGATCACCCGCCGCGCCAAGGGCCGCTTCGAGCGCAGCGACTGGAACGGCGAGCGCGACGACGCGATCGAACGCATCGAGCTCTACGACCTGTGCATCGCCGAGGCCAGCGACTCGCTCGAACGCCGGCTCGGCGAACGCGCCCGCGACCGCACGCTGTGGTCGGCGGTGCATGCGGCCTATGCCGAAACGATCGCGCCGCTGCTCGACTGCGAGCTCTATAAGACCTTCTTCAACACCCTGACCCGGCGTTTCTTCAAGACCCGCGGCGTCGACCCGGCGATGGAGTTCGTCGCCCTCGACATCGAGCCGACCGACGCCATCACCCATCCGGTCGCGCGCCACAGCTATGCGGTGTCGGAGGATCGCCTGGTCGAAACCTTCATGCGGGTGCTGGGCGACTACCCGTTCGCGGTGCCCTACGCGCACCGCACGCGCTGCGCCGCCGGCATCGCGGTGCGGCTGCAGGAGGATTTGCAGCATTGGGGCCCGCATCCGGTACGCGCGGTCGAGCTGCTCGACACGGTGTTCTATCGCGAGCGCCGCGCCTATCTGGTCGGGCGCGTGTTCGGCGAGCGCTCGTTCTCGCCGTGCGTGATCGTGCTGGTCAACGAAGGCGGCGCGCTCAAGGTCGACGCGGTGCTGACCTTGCGCAGCGAAGTCGTGCAGTTGTTCAGCTACTCGCGCAGCTATTTCCATGCCGACCTCGGCACGGTCGGCGATGCGGTGGTGTTCCTGCGCACCTTGCTGCCGGGCAAGCCGATCGACGAGCTGTACACCGTGCTCGGCCGCGCCAAGCAGGGCAAGACCGAGCGCTACCGCACCTTCTTCCGCCAGTTCGCGGCGCAGCCCGGCGAACGCCTGATCCGCGCCGAGGGCGAACGCGGCATGGTCATGGCGGTGTTCACCCTGCCCAGCTATCCGCTGGTGTTCAAGATCATCCGCGACCGCTTCGCCTACCCGAAGGAGGTGGCGCGCGAGGAAGTCGAGGCCAAGTACTCGCTGGTGTTCCGCCACGACCGCGTCGGCCGCCTGGTCGATGCGCAGCCGTTCCGGTTCCTGCGTTTCCCGCGCGCGCGCTTCGCCCCGGACCTGCTCGACGAGTTATTGAGCACCTGCGCCAGCAGCATCAGCCCGGACGGCGACGACCTGGTGCTGCACCTGTGTTACGTCGAGCGCCGCCTGCGCCCGCTCAACCTGTATGTGCGCGAGCAGACCGCCGAGGCGGCGCGCGCGGCAGTGATCGACTACGGCCAGGCGATCCGCGACCTGGCCTTGAGCAACATCTTCCCGGGCGACCTGCTGCTGAAGAACTTCGGCGTGTCGCGGCATGGCCGCGCCGTGTTCTACGACTACGACGAGTTGTGCCTGGTCACCGACTGCCGCTTCCGCAGCGTGCCGGAACCGCGCAACCACGAAGAAGAGATGGAGTCAGGCGCGTGGTTCTATGCCGCCGGCAACGATGTGTTCCCGGCCCAGTTCCCGCAGTTCCTCGGCCTGTCGCCGGCGCTGCTCGGCGCGTTGATGCACGCGCATGCCGACATCTTCCGGGTCGAGTGGTGGCAGCAGGTGCAGGACGGTCTGATCAGCGGGCGTCACAACGACGTGGCGCCGTACCCGCAGCAGCGGCGCTTGCCGTAG